A single genomic interval of Camelina sativa cultivar DH55 chromosome 11, Cs, whole genome shotgun sequence harbors:
- the LOC104726853 gene encoding uncharacterized protein LOC104726853 → MEKSMEKSMSSAASGNSINSKLRYPLRSALRSKEGGKPPVPDFSASSVPRRGRVASAVSQSTTVLDLSGKKSVVDRTKLPPRRLSIPNKSTSNSSVRSVSSSVTSLSETKPKRSGIVSRIFNETTPVSSNLRSSVTRRKPEDLSSSTYWLTHIKLAESVAKHSISLGFFKLALHAGCEPLDKMREELKSYARRNNMDGLADGMKELSELYNISEESKQIQVSETSSVVAEETAASLNNDNDVQSSLSTPGNSNITSEVTKDDALKDSAVTETSKDEEASETIPQESIRSSLDEINVNQEVVQELEEGSRSSQDGVPVVTVVQPVDKKRARKETVPKINEPARTKKSLATNSANSRTVPISKDDKSQKKSEKVTKPRTKKVREEIKKSTKKSTAKEGGEVTSLKQKKKMENKENTVNVGAGEEIQV, encoded by the exons ATGGAGAAATCAATGGAGAAAAGCATGAGCTCTGCTGCTTCTG GTAACTCAATCAACTCGAAGCTAAGGTATCCTCTTAGATCGGCTCTTAGATCCAAGGAAGGGGGGAAGCCTCCTGTTCCTGATTTCTCTGCTTCTTCAGTACCCAGAAG GGGAAGGGTTGCTTCTGCTGTTAGTCAGAGTACTACAGTTCTTGATTTGTCTGGGAAGAAGAGTGTTGTTGATCGAACCAAGCTACCACCAAGAAGACTTTCGATTCCTAACAAGTCCACAAGCAATTCTTCTGTTAGATCAGTGAGCAGCAGCGTCACTTCTCTTTCGGAAACCAAGCCAAAAAGATCAGGCATTGTTTCCAGGATCTTCAATGAGACAACACCTGTCTCTAGTAATCTGAGATCGTCAGTGACTCGGAGGAAGCCTGAAGATTTGTCTTCCTCTACTTATTGGCTGACTCATATCAAGCTTGCTGAATCAGTGGCTAAACACTCAATCTCTCTTGGTTTCTTTAAACTTGCTCTTCATGCTGGGTGTGAG CCACTTGACAAGATGAGAGAAGAGCTGAAATCGTACGCTCGTCGCAATAACATGGATGGGCTTGCTGATGGTATGAAGGAACTATCTGAACTGTATAATATCTCAGAAGAATCCAAGCAGATTCAGGTCTCTGAGACCAGTTCTGTTGTAGCTGAGGAAACAGCTGCGTCTCTGAACAATGATAATGATGTCCAGAGTTCACTCTCCACTCCTGGTAATTCAAACATCACATCAGAGGTCACGAAGGATGATGCTTTGAAGGATTCAGCTGTTACAGAAACATCCAAGGATGAAGAGGCCTCGGAAACTATCCCACAAGAGAGCATTAGAAGTTCTTTGGACGAAATCAATGTGAATCAAGAGGTTGTTCAGGAATTGGAAGAAGGGTCTCGTTCATCACAAGATGGTGTTCCAGTCGTGACTGTTGTTCAACCTGTAGACAAGAAACGTGCAAGAAAGGAGACTGTTCCTAAGATCAACGAGCCAGCGAGGACAAAGAAATCATTAGCAACCAACTCTGCTAATTCAAGAACAGTTCCAATAAGCAAGGATGATAAATCTCAGAAGAAGTCTGAAAAGGTCACTAAACCCAGGACTAAGAAAGTTCGAGAAGAGATAAAGAAGTCAACTAAGAAATCTACAGCTaaagaag GTGGTGAAGTTACATCtctgaagcaaaagaagaaaatggagaacAAGGAAAACACT GTTAATGTTGGTGCAGGAGAAGAAATCCAGGTTTAA
- the LOC104726851 gene encoding delta-1-pyrroline-5-carboxylate dehydrogenase 12A1, mitochondrial-like, which produces MYRVLASRALRASSLSHKSSTSLASLTLSRLNHSIPFATVDAEELSGAHPAEVQSFVQGKWIGSSNHNTLLDPLNGEPFIKVAEVDETGTQPFVDSLSQCPKHGLHNPFKSPERYLLYGDVSTKAAHMLALPKVADFFARLIQRVAPKSYQQAAGEVFVTRKFLENFCGDQVRFLARSFAIPGNHLGQQSHGYRWPYGPVTIVTPFNFPLEIPLLQLMGALYMGNKPLLKVDSKVSIVMEQMMRLLHYCGLPAEDVDFINSDGKTMNKILLEANPRMTLFTGSSRVAEKLALDLKGRIRLEDAGFDWKVLGPDVQEVDYVAWQCDQDAYACSGQKCSAQSMLFVHENWSKTPLVSKLKELAERRKLEDLTIGPVLTFTTEAMLEHMENLLQIPGSKLLFGGKELKNHSIPSVYGALEPTAVYVPIEEILKDSQTYELVTKEIFGPFQIVTEYKKDQLPLVLEALERMHAHLTAAVVSNDPIFLQEVIGNSVNGTTYAGLRGRTTGAPQNHWFGPAGDPRGAGIGTPEAIKLVWSCHREVIYDYGPVPHGWELPPST; this is translated from the exons ATGTATAGAGTTTTGGCGAGTCGAGCACTCAGAgcttcgtctctctctcacAAATCTTCCACCTCCCTTGCTTCTTTGACTCTCTCCAG attgaACCATTCCATACCTTTTGCTACCGTTGATGCGGAGGAGCTATCTGGTGCTCATCCTGCTGAAGTACAGAGCTTTG TGCAGGGAAAGTGGATTGGATCTTCTAATCATAACACGCTTTTAGATCCTCTAAATGGAGAACCTTTCATTAAAGTTGCTGAAGTGGATGAAACAGGAACTCAG CCATTTGTGGACAGCTTATCCCAGTGCCCGAAGCATGGTCTCCATAACCCTTTCAAATCCCCAGAGAG ATACCTTTTGTATGGAGACGTCTCGACAAAGGCAGCTCATATGCTTGCCTTACCTAAG GTAGCTGATTTCTTTGCGAGGTTAATTCAAAGGGTTGCTCCAAAGAGTTACCAGCAAGCTGCTGGAGAAGTCTTTGTCACACGGAAATTTTTAGAGAACTTTTGCGGTGATCAG GTGCGGTTCCTAGCACGGTCTTTTGCAATCCCTGGAAATCATCTTGGTCAGCAAAGTCATGGTTACCGTTGGCCTTATGGTCCT GTCACGATTGTTACACCCTTTAATTTTCCGCTTGAGATTCCACTACTTCAGTTGATGGGGGCATTATACATGGGTAACAAACCTCTCCTTAAAGTGGACAGCAAG GTAAGCATTGTAATGGAGCAAATGATGCGTCTGCTCCATTATTGTGGTTTGCCTGCAGAAGATGTGGACTTTATAAATTCTGATGGGAAGACAATGAACAAGATATTACTAGAG gCGAATCCACGGATGACCCTCTTCACTGGTAGTTCTAGAGTAGCCGAAAAGTTGGCACTTGACCTTAAGGGTCGGATCAGATTGGAAGATGCTGGATTTGACTGGAAAGTCTTAGGACCAGATGTTCAGGAG GTTGATTACGTTGCATGGCAATGTGATCAAGATGCATATGCCTGCAGTGGACAGAAGTGTTCTGCACAGTCTATGCTTTTTGTTCACGAG AACTGGTCAAAAACACCTCTTGTTTCCAAATTAAAAGAACTAGCGGAAAGACGCAAACTGGAAGACTTAACCATTGGTCCTGTCCTCACA TTTACAACTGAGGCCATGTTGGAGCACATGGAGAATCTGCTTCAGATTCCTGGCTCAAAGCTACTCTTTGGTGGCAAGGAATTGAAGAATCATTCGATTCCCTCAGTCTATGGCGCTTTGGAGCCCACTGCAGTTTATGTTCCCATTGAAGAAATCTTGAAGGATAGTCAAACCTACGAACTCGTCACCAAAGAAATCTTTGGACCGTTTCAG ATTGTAACGGAATACAAAAAGGATCAACTTCCTCTAGTGTTGGAAGCTTTGGAGAGGATGCACGCTCATTTAACTGCAGCTGTTGTTTCAAACGATCCCATCTTTCTTCAG GAAGTAATAGGAAACTCGGTGAATGGGACTACATACGCTGGACTCAGAGGAAGAACAACTGGAGCTCCTCAGAATCACTG GTTCGGACCTGCGGGGGACCCGAGAGGGGCCGGGATAGGGACACCTGAGGCGATAAAGCTGGTCTGGTCATGCCACAGAGAGGTCATCTATGACTATGGTCCAGTTCCACATGGTTGGGAACTTCCTCCATCTACTTAG
- the LOC104726856 gene encoding calmodulin-binding protein 60 A-like isoform X3, producing MSQKREFEDGKPRVEGGSSDDKRRRFKSVVQEVMRLQTVKHFLEPVLEPLIRKVVKEEVELALGKHLAGFKWICEQEIHPLESRNLQLKFLNNLSLPVFTSARVEGDEGQAIRVGLIDPSTGEIVSSGPASSAKLEFFVVEGYFDKDSDWTAEDIRNNIVRERAGKKPLLSGNVFALLNDGIGVMDEISFTDNSSWTRSRKFRLGVRMVDQFDFVKIREAVTESFVVRDHRGELYRKHHPPSLFDEVWRLEKIGKDGAFHKRLHWSDINTVKDFLTHFHLNSSKLRQVRFVFLCG from the exons ATGTCGCAGAAGAGAGAGTTTGAAGACGGGAAACCTCGAGTCGAAGGCGGCTCATCAGATGATAAGCGTAGAAGATTCAAAAG TGTGGTTCAGGAGGTGATGAGGTTGCAAACTGTCAAACATTTTCTCGAACCTGTTCTCGAGCCTTTGATTCGTAAAGTG GTCAAAGAAGAAGTTGAACTGGCTCTTGGAAAGCACCTAGCAGGCTTCAAGTG GATTTGTGAGCAAGAGATTCATCCTTTGGAATCAAGGAACTTACAGCTAAAGTTCTTGAACAATCTATCGCTTCCTGTGTTTACTTCAGCTCGAGTAGAAGGAGATGAAGGCCAAGCTATAAGAGTTGGACTAATCGATCCTTCAACTGGAGAAATTGTCTCTTCTGGTCCCGCATCATCTGCAAAGCTCGAGTTTTTTGTTGTAGAGGGTTATTTTGACAAAGATAGTGACTGGACAGCTGAGGATATCAGGAATAACATTGTAAGAGAGAGAGCAGGAAAGAAACCTCTACTCAGTGGGAATGTATTTGCTCTTCTTAACGATGGCATCGGTGTTATGGATGAAATTTCATTTACAGATAACTCTAGCTGGACTAGGAGCAGGAAGTTCAGACTTGGGGTACGGATGGTGGATCAGTTTGATTTTGTCAAAATTAGAGAGGCGGTAACAGAGTCCTTTGTCGTAAGAGATCATCGAGGAGAGT TGTACAGAAAGCATCATCCTCCTTCTCTATTCGATGAAGTATGGAGATTGGAAAAGATAGGGAAAGATGGAGCATTTCACAAACGACTTCATTGGTCAGATATAAACACTGTCAAGGACTTCCTCACACATTTCCATTTAAACTCTTCAAAACTCCGGCAAGTAAGATTCGTCTTCCTTTGTGGTTAA
- the LOC104726852 gene encoding ubiquitin-conjugating enzyme E2 3 — MTSPARKRLMWDFKRLQKDPPVGISGAPLDNNIMHWNAVIFGPDDTPWDGGTFKMTLQFTEDYPNKPPIVRFVSRMFHPNIYADGSICLDILQNQWSPIYDVAAVLTSIQSLLCDPNPDSPANAEAARLFSDNVREYNRKVREIVELSYV; from the exons ATGACAAGTCCAGCGAGAAAGAGACTAATGTGGGACTTCAAGAGACTGCAGAAAGATCCTCCTGTGGGAATAAGTGGAGCTCCTCTGGATAATAATATCATGCATTGGAATGCTGTCATCTTTGG GCCTGATGACACTCCATGGGATGGAG GTACTTTCAAGATGACCCTTCAGTTCACCGAGGATTACCCGAACAAACCCCCAATTGTTCGGTTTGTTTCACGGATGTTTCATCCAAACA TTTATGCAGATGGAAGCATTTGCTTGGATATCTTACAAAACCAATGGAGCCCTATCTATGACGTTGCTGCGGTACTCACATCAATTCAG TCTTTGCTTTGTGACCCGAACCCTGATTCACCAGCGAACGCAGAGGCTGCAAGGTTGTTCAGTGATAATGTACGAGAATATAACAGGAAAGTAAGAGAGATCGTGGAGTTGAGCTATGTGTAA
- the LOC104726854 gene encoding U-box domain-containing protein 41-like, translated as MGGNKQRWFSFHQRSSSATATTLPQHKHDETPPEFLCPITGFLMSDPVVVSSGQTFERLSVQVCRNLGYIPDLLDGTRPDFSTVIPNLAMKSTIFSWCDRKKIDHPRPPDSAYVEGVVRARIDKDPNPNPSPKASSEPETLPPVEENSPSGSDYDAVMEAIRARSKSSMSPTTSLESVTIGQSPSYHPVRAVSMFSSSSTTSSSSGVFAGGDSPFRNAISFSSSDHSSSPMSPEEEEIFNKLRGVDIFDHEQGLILLRKMTRSSEDLRVSLCTDRILSFLRSLLVSRYNLVQTNAAASLVNLSLEKQNKVKIVRSGFVPLLIDVLKSGTTEAQEHVAGALFSLALEDENKMVIGVLGAVEPLLHALRSSESERARQDAALALYHLSLIPSNRTRLVRAGAVPTLLSMVRSGDSTSRILLVLCNLAACPDGKGAMLDGNAVAILVGRLREVGGGDSEAARENCVAVLLTLCQGNLRFRGLASEAGAEKVLMEVEENGNGRVKEKAAKILQAMRGGGGGRESEFGENAEAREWNRMLEATGLSRNQFQGGQNGGFACSSQF; from the coding sequence ATGGGTGGAAACAAACAGAGATGGTTCTCTTTCCACCAAAGATCCTCTTCAGCCACAGCTACAACTTTACCACAGCACAAACACGACGAGACTCCACCGGAGTTTCTCTGTCCAATCACCGGGTTCCTCATGTCGGACCCCGTCGTCGTCTCCTCAGGTCAAACCTTCGAGCGTCTCTCCGTTCAAGTCTGTCGTAACTTAGGGTATATACCGGATCTTTTAGACGGTACCCGACCCGATTTCTCCACCGTCATCCCCAATCTCGCCATGAAATCCACCATTTTCAGCTGGTGTGACCGGAAAAAAATCGACCACCCTCGTCCTCCTGATTCCGCTTACGTCGAAGGCGTCGTTCGTGCCCGAATCGATAAagatccgaacccgaacccgagtCCGAAGGCGTCGTCGGAGCCTGAGACTCTCCCTCCTGTTGAAGAAAATTCACCATCTGGTTCGGATTACGACGCTGTGATGGAAGCGATTCGAGCTCGATCCAAGAGCTCAATGTCACCGACGACGTCTCTCGAGTCGGTTACGATCGGTCAGAGTCCGTCGTACCACCCGGTTCGAGCCGTTAgtatgttctcttcttcttcaactacttcttcttcctctggagTCTTCGCTGGAGGTGACAGTCCATTTCGAAAcgctatctctttctcttcctccgaTCACTCTTCCTCTCCGATGTCGCCGGAAGAGGAAGAGATCTTCAACAAATTGAGAGGTGTCGACATTTTCGACCACGAGCAAGGTTTGATTCTTCTTAGGAAGATGACGAGATCTAGCGAGGATCTTAGGGTTTCGCTTTGTACAGATCGGATTCTCTCGTTTCTCCGGTCACTGCTTGTTTCGCGGTACAATCTCGTACAGACTAACGCCGCAGCGTCTTTGGTTAATCTCTCGCTtgagaaacagaacaaagtgAAGATCGTACGGTCAGGATTTGTTCCTTTGTTGATCGATGTTTTGAAATCGGGAACGACGGAGGCGCAGGAACATGTTGCCGGAGCTTTGTTTAGTTTGGCGCTTGAAGATGAGAATAAGATGGTGATCGGAGTTCTCGGTGCGGTTGAGCCGCTTCTTCACGCGCTTCGTTCTTCTGAGAGCGAGAGAGCTCGTCAAGATGCAGCGCTTGCGCTCTATCATTTGTCGTTGATTCCGAGCAACAGAACCAGGCTGGTTAGAGCTGGTGCGGTGCCGACTCTGCTTTCGATGGTTAGATCCGGTGATTCGACTAGCCGGATTTTGTTAGTGCTGTGTAACCTTGCTGCTTGTCCAGACGGAAAAGGCGCGATGTTGGATGGTAACGCGGTGGCTATTTTGGTAGGGAGGCTTAGAGAAGTCGGAGGTGGTGATTCCGAGGCGGCGCGTGAGAATTGCGTGGCGGTTCTGTTGACGTTGTGTCAAGGGAATTTGAGGTTTAGGGGATTGGCGAGCGAGGCGGGAGCGGAGAAAGTGTTGATGGAAGTGGAAGAGAACGGGAACGGACGTGTGAAGGAGAAGGCGGCGAAGATTTTGCAGGCgatgagaggaggaggaggcgggaGAGAGAGTGAGTTTGGGGAAAACGCGGAGGCGCGTGAGTGGAACCGTATGCTTGAAGCGACTGGGCTAAGTCGGAATCAGTTTCAGGGAGGGCAAAATGGGGGTTTTGCTTGCTCCTCCCAGTTCtag